GACAGGTACTTCTACGTGTTCGAGAAGTAGCACCGGCAGGGCCGGAAGATGTCTCACAGTTGTTTTTATGGTTTTGAAGTCTGCTCTTTTAGGGATTTTTTATTACGGGTCTTAAACTCGCATTTCCTTTATTGGGGGGGATAAGAGTGGACGCTACTTTCCGTTTAACACATTAGTGGTAATTTTTAACAAAATGTGTCCACCTGAAAAACGAGAGTCAGCAAGCCCTGAGAGATTAATCGGAGGACTGTAAGGGGATTTTAAATAGTCAATCTATCACGAATAAACAGGGTTTTTGTTTTTGCTGGCGTTCACGGGTTTAATTCTTCAGATCCAAATTTCGATTTTAGTATTTGCCACCAAAGCCAAATCCTGGAGTGCAATAATCCATAAAAGGCCTGGAAAAGCTTCTTTATTTCTGTGCCAGATTTATAAATCGGATACAGTGTTACAAGTCTCCGGAAAAAGTCTTAAATAGGAGTTCGGAGATCACTTTACTATCCCATTAGGGGGATAAAGTCAAGGGTTTCCGTAGGACATAGTTGTGTGGAAAGGCACAATCCTGTTGTAGAGCTTCCTTCCAAGTTCAAGGTTTCCGTAGGACATAGTTGTGTGGAAAGTGCTTATCACAAAAACAACGCCGGGAGGTGGTGAGGTGTTTCCGTAGGACATAGTTGTGTGGAAAGAGCGTTAGCGTCGCGGTGGGCGGCTCGGAGGTCTTTAGTTTCCGTAGGACATAGTTGTGTGGAAAGCGTGGGACGTGTGCCGTTTTTAGGTCACGTTACCAAGTTTCCGTAGGACATAGTTGTGTGGAAAGCGTGGAAGACTACCCCATCACAGCCGAGCAAGCGTACGAGGTTTCCGTAGGACATAGTTGTGTGGAAAGGAGCAAAAAAATTATTGCTACCCCTGCAAATAGGCGGTTTCCGTAGGACATAGTTGTGTGGAAAGAGGCCCTTCAGCTTGAACTCGGCCTCGTAGAGGTTCCAGTTTCCGTAGGACATAGTTGTGTGGAAAGTCTAATTTCCATGGTCAACTGAACACAACCAATGAAGTTTCCGTAGGACATAGTTGTGTGGAAAGAGACTGACCAGGAAACCGAGGACCCTGGCCCTGTCCAGTTTCCGTAGGACATAGTTGTGTGGAAAGCGAACTCGGATATCCAGAGAGTGGCTACATCTTCACCGTTTCCGTAGGACATAGTTGTGTGGAAAGCCGGAATGAAGGTTGAAGAACTGGGATTGAAGTTTGTGTTTCCGTAGGACATAGTTGTGTGGAAAGCCCTGCTTCCGACCGGAGGCGCTTTCGCAGCGGGTTTCATTGTTTCCGTAGGACATAGTTGTGTGGAAAGTTGAGCAACCCCCCCAACACATCAACAGCCTTATCCGGGTGAGTTTCCGTAGGACATAGTTGTGTGGAAAGATGCTGGAGAGAAGAGACAAAAGAATCGGAGAATTCGGTTTCCGTAGGACATAGTTGTGTGGAAAGCGACCTCCCTTATGTGGACTCTCCAGGCCGTGGATGGTTTCCGTAGGACATAGTTGTGTGGAAAGGCGGAGTACTTATCTGCGGCCCTGTACGAAAAAACTCCCCTGTTTCCGTAGGACATAGTTGTGTGGAAAGAGGATTGGGGCTGGCAGAACTACGCGGAGCTCATCGAGTGTTTCCGTAGGACATAGTTGTGTGGAAAGACAGGGTACGCAACGAAAGCAAGCAGGTGCCTGTTGGTTTCCGTAGGACATAGTTGTGTGGAAAGAACAACCGTTCATTTTGTCCCGGTGGACTGAACGCGTTTCCGTAGGACATAGTTGTGTGGAAAGCACCCCTCACCTTCCGCAGCTGGATTTTTAGGGGTTCTTGTTTCCGTAGGACATAGTTGTGTGGAAAGAAGAAGATGCAGGTGGTAGCCAATGAGGTTCCAAAGAGAGTTTCCGTAGGACATAGTTGTGTGGAAAGTCGTGCCTAGCGTGTCCTGGCTGGTCAGGGTCAGGGGTTTCCGTAGGACATAGTTGTGTGGAAAGCAGCGTCAGGATCAGCAGTATATTTAGCTGAAAGCTGTTTCCGTAGGACATAGTTGTGTGGAAAGAAGTAACTGTCAGACACTAGGCACACAATAGGCACACAAGTTTCCGTAGGACATAGTTGTGTGGAAAGCCCCCAGTTTCCACAATAATGGCCAAAAGGGCCCACGTTTCCGTAGGACATAGTTGTGTGGAAAGGTGCCCTGGCAGTAGGGGCGGGCACGGGTCGGGCTACAGATGGTTTCCGTAGGACATAGTTGTGTGGAAAGATAGGCCGAGACGACTTCCGAATTCTGGACACGCGAGTTTCCGTAGGACATAGTTGTGTGGAAAGCCAGCATCAGTACAATGTACATCGCCAGGACAAAGCCGTTTCCGTAGGACATAGTTGTGTGGAAAGAGGCGCTTGACGACGCCTTAACGCCCGATGAGGAGAAGATAAAGGTTTCCGTAGGACATAGTTGTGTGGAAAGTTTAACACGCTTTTGCCGGGGATTTGTCAACACCGGGGGGTTTCCGTAGGACATAGTTGTGTGGAAAGTCAGCTCGTCCACCAAAACGTTGAGATTGTCCTGCAGTTTCCGTAGGACATAGTTGTGTGGAAAATAGCACTTTATGTTTTCTGAAGAGCATATTGTGTGGATTTTATGGGGTGTTCTCCGTTGTGATCTGAAAACTTTATATATAACCACGTTTTATTTATGTCGCAGTCTTCGCAGCATGGTGACAGATATGCGAATAAAGCTGTCCCTACAGCCAACAGATGGCGAATTCAATCAACCAAACAAACATGCAGTCCAGGGATTCATCTACAACATGCTCAGGGATACCCGATACGAGGAAAGACACGACGAACCCAGGTTCAAGTTCTTTACGTTCTCGGACTTCTTTAGAGACCGGAAAGGAAGACTCACGTTCATAATATCCTCCCCAGAGAGAGGCTTTATAAACGCACTCTACAGCAAACTCAAAAAAAGAGAGCACGTCTACATCGGTAAGCACCAGCTAAAACTCCTCGAGGTCACAAAGTTTGATGTCCCGCTGAGAAACAGGTTCCAGACGGGTTCGCCAATTGTAATCTACAAGAACTCCAGAGAGAACGAGTACTTCAAGCTCCACACCCACCTTGATCTCAGGTTCTTCCTTGAGAGGCTAAAAGACAACGCAGAAAGGAAGTACAATGCCTTCTACGACGATGACTTCATTCTTGAGGGACCGCTCTTCGACAGAATCATCCCAAAGGTGCGCAATAACAATAAACTCGACGTCTACGTTAAGGTCGTGAAAAACGGAAGGCCATTTCCCGTTATAGGTTCAAACTGGGAACTTCTGGAAAAGGAACGGATAGAACCCCACGAGAGGAGATTTTACAGGTTCATCATGGAGGCAGGGTTGGGAGAGAAAAACAGCCTCGGCTTTGGGTTCATCAATCCCATAAGGGGGGAAGGACGTGCTTGACGCATATCTCAAAAACGGAGAGCTGTTTTTGAAGGAGATAGGTGTGACCGAAATCACGCCTGAAGCAATCTCTGGGGCGTATCTCAAGCCCATCAACGAGATGACAAATGGCTACGTCTACGTGGAGTCTGATACTGAAGCGATAGCAATCCTGAGGAGATTTGG
This window of the Thermococcus siculi genome carries:
- the cas6 gene encoding CRISPR-associated endoribonuclease Cas6 → MRIKLSLQPTDGEFNQPNKHAVQGFIYNMLRDTRYEERHDEPRFKFFTFSDFFRDRKGRLTFIISSPERGFINALYSKLKKREHVYIGKHQLKLLEVTKFDVPLRNRFQTGSPIVIYKNSRENEYFKLHTHLDLRFFLERLKDNAERKYNAFYDDDFILEGPLFDRIIPKVRNNNKLDVYVKVVKNGRPFPVIGSNWELLEKERIEPHERRFYRFIMEAGLGEKNSLGFGFINPIRGEGRA